In Anopheles gambiae chromosome 2, idAnoGambNW_F1_1, whole genome shotgun sequence, a single window of DNA contains:
- the LOC1279785 gene encoding peroxynitrite isomerase THAP4 — translation MAKVHEALKPIQWLIGTWESVTAKGSFPTIKDFSYNEVIKFLSIGQPLLNYEAHSRHPESGAPMHLERGFLRIKPGTSQVAFMVAHNFGLTVLEEGEATDHELKLTSKSVERMSFAKDPAVKAIRKRYCLNADGTLEIQTDMETDTTPMTNHLRVVYKRSD, via the coding sequence ATGGCAAAGGTACACGAAGCACTGAAACCGATCCAGTGGCTAATCGGTACCTGGGAATCGGTAACGGCCAAGGGCAGCTTTCCGACGATCAAAGACTTTTCCTACAACGAGGTGATCAAGTTCCTGTCGATCGGGCAGCCGTTGCTTAACTACGAGGCCCACTCCCGCCATCCCGAGTCCGGCGCCCCGATGCACCTGGAGCGGGGCTTTCTGCGCATCAAACCCGGCACCAGCCAGGTTGCCTTCATGGTGGCACACAACTTTGGCCTGACCGTGCTGGAGGAGGGCGAAGCAACGGACCACGAACTGAAACTGACCTCTAAATCGGTCGAGCGTATGTCGTTTGCGAAAGATCCGGCCGTGAAAGCGATTCGCAAAAGATACTGCCTCAATGCGGACGGGACGCTGGAGATTCAGACGGACATGGAAACGGATACCACGCCGATGACGAATCATTTGCGTGTGGTGTACAAACGTTCGGATTGA